The genomic interval CCCTACTGCATTGCCAAtcactctctctcctcctctcgtTAATTCTTTTCTCGCTTTCTTTTCCTTGTTTGCGCAATTGagttttttccaaaaacatGTAAATTCGCTGTCTTCTCGGTCTTGAGAATTGCAAGCACTCGATCTTAGGGTTTCTTGTTCTTTGGTCGTGTTCTATTTGGGAATCTTGCGGTTGTTTccgtatatacatacatattatcTCTGAGAAGGGTTTATTGGTGATTATTTCTGCGAAGTATGCCCCAGGAGCAGGCAGGTTCAATTCGTCGAAGCTTGTCGAGAAGGCGGTCGTTGAGGTCTGAGGTGGATAGGGATGATAGAGGATGGACTCTGCTGCACATTGGTGCCCGTAAAGGTGATCTTAAGGAGGTATGTTTTGTTCCTTTGCTTCACTTTTTGAGACTCTAGGATAATTTCACAATCCTTCATGtccttttatcttttctttcctcttttttggATCATTCGTGTTTCTACTCATCAACAgctgtaaggaaaaaaaaatcattttttagatATGTTCTAATGATGTGTTTCTTACCATGGGATATATACGGAAAGACCTGCTAGATATTAGGAAATCTATTCTAAAGCCTTCCAAGAACGTGATGATTTTAGTGAGGGACAAAGGTTTTATCAAAAGTATGAACCAATATTCCGGGCCAATGAGCTTTAGACTTGAGTTGGACCCACTAAGTTCCTGGGttatagagagaaaaatatacGATTAGGTTAACATGATGCATGAATATATACCAACTGAccaattttaatttgataacaAATTGGGACTCAATTAATTAGCCTTTATTCAAGTACTCCCActatttctttgttcttttgagCAAGGCCGATATGCATGCAATAGAACTGTGTACGCATGTTTGTGCACACATAGCTCTTCAGAAGATTCTGAACTAGTTCCATTACAATTTTACAATAATTGATGAACTATACTTGTATCaataaagaagaagacaaaTTCTTGAAAGTCGTTTACAATGCTgctataaataagaaataaaagctGGATTTTCTGGCTTTTTTTCCATGGCAATCAAGTTTCTGAACATCTTTCTTTAGAATCCtagtatttttttctatttccaaaaccctaatccaaaCCAATTTTCTGAACAACAACCAAAGGACGCAGATACTGCTGATAATTATGAAAGAGGGAAAGCATTCCCTTGATAAtgtgataaaattatttgatttttcaagGAGAAACTGTTTTTAtgtatattgttggaatgttgGAAATGCTTTTTGTACACCATCTGCTAATTATGGGTATAACTTTGTTGCTATGCTAATGACTTCACAGTTCACACTTCTTCTCTGGCTAAAGAGaagttgatttcattttatttgaaacaGGTGAAACGACTTCTTGATGAAGGGATGGATGTGAATGTGGCTGCCTGGGGCCCCAAATCTAAAGGGGTGACCCCTCTCCACCTTGCTGCTGAGGGTGGTCATGTTGAGGTTATGGATGAATTGCTAGAGCGTGGTGCTAACATTGATGCTAGAACCATCGGGGCTTGTGGTTGTAAGTTATTTCACCTCATAGATGAAGTGGTCCTGAGTACTTCCCTCctgttttttcttaatattttccAAATGAACAAGGGTCTTCAGGATTCCTCGTCATAATTTACTTTTCAAATGAACAATATGATTTTGAACACAGATAAgagataatgattttttttccttttatgttaaacCTAGGGACACCGCTTCACAGTGCAGctaaagaaagaaggaaggaggCAGTGAAATTCCTGATAGAAAATGGTGCGTTCTTGGCAGCTGATATCAATGACAGCAGATTTAATCCACCACTCCATTACTGCTCTGGTCTTGAGTGGGCTTATGATGAGATGAAGCGTTTTCGGCAAGAGAACTCATCAGCTGGTGAGACATCCTACAGCTCAGAAAGCTAAAATAAAATCTCCCCGTTGCCATTGCCATGGCCTTGCCCTGCTGCTTCCTGCTTCTGGTTCACTTTGCATTAACATGTTATATCTGTGTACCACGGTTGTTTGAAGTTTGGGGTGTTATGAATTATGATGACTTACTATGCTGATTTCCTTCAAGCATTTCGTATATTTGGAAACTATATTGTTACTTTCTTATTGCGTGTGTGTCTTTGAAAGTAGAGCTCCAAATGAATCGATCTACATTTGGAAACTTTATTGTTACATTCTCATGTCGTCTGTCTTTGAAAGTAGCGTTATAAATGAATCTGAACTATATTGTAGACGGTTTTAGTTATAGAAACCTGATTCCTTTTCACCTAGTCATCAAAGGAATTGAGCTTAAGCAAAGATTTAGGCTTAGTTTCTTAAAAAGTCcagtttataagattttttttttttaattatttgttcgatatgtaaagtaaattttattaatacaaaaataatatgtacTCTTAAAAAATGCACCTAATAAGGAACTGGAAAGTAAACTTTCACAAAGCGATTAGAATCTTCCCATTTCTATCACAACCAAACTAACAGCATCTACATCTCTAGTTAAAgatatttggaaataattttcatctcatctaatctaatcacaTCTCAACTCacatcatttcatcttattttcatcacaaaCATTATTTAagcacaaatactttcaaactaatcattacaattttttcaaattaattattataattttcctaaaatttcaaataaaaaataatttaactttttcaaatcttaaaacaaaaataatattaagaaattatattctaacaatattttaattttataatattttttattcaactgtttCTCCTTtcttataatcaaataaatacattaacttaaattatcgcactattatttacaaatcatcttattattattcacaaaatttttattttatctcattcccTAAGCATCTGTGTTTGGATAAAGTACACTTTCCAACACTTTCCAAATATTTTCGTACGAATGAGGAgactccacatgccaaacacaATTTGAAGTAGTATGGAGTAGTTTTCAAAAGTTTCTTGTTTCTGTGTGTCACTATGAGTCGAGAGTTCGCTGCTCGCGTGTGAATGCcagtgtgcgacggagagggagagggaggttcGTGGTGGTTGGGTCTGCGAGAGTTAGTTGCcggtgtgaggtggtggaggtgtaGTGGCTTGGGTGACCGCGTACAACGGCGCAAGTGGATAGAAATGGGTGAAACTCATTTCGGTTAGGTTACCATAGGGGAGAGAGAGCTGCGTGTAGGGGAGATCGGTGGTGGTTGGCTTGGTCGCCAGCGTGAGGGGGAGTCATGTTAGACCCCCAAgtcgagttgcctctagagatgccgcacatgccctagtcatggtgGAAACATAtaccttggctagcccacaaccatgccttAGCTGGTGGGAGGTCATGCACGGGGCGCCCAACATGCACGATGGCACTCACGGGGCGCCTAGCATGCGGGCTACCGAGGCTACCGAGGGCCTGTCCAAGCGCACGGCCAAGCACCGCACAGCCCGTGCGCGCAGCACAGCCCATGCCCTTGGCATGGCGCGCCGCACGCCCACGAATGTGTGCAGGCACGTGCGCACGCTAATGGGCCGCGTGGCCTTGCGCGCGCCCATGTGCCGCAAGGCCATGCGCACAGCCTTGTGCCGCACGGCCAACCCAGCCAGCGCGCGCACGCCCAGGCCACCAGCCTGCCGCACGCCAGCACATGCCTATACCCACCATCCTGCCGCACACCAgtgaggttagtggcatgccttaCGGCATGCCATCCAACGCACGGCTCCAGCCTGTGCCTTGCagagcaggccagtggcatgcccaccatGCATGCCATCCAGCGTATGGCTCTAGCCCATGCCTTGTAGCCAGCGCCTAGGCCACCAACCTAGGCCATGCAGCGCACCACcatggctcaccatcagcaagccatgccgCACCACTTGACCATGAACCAGCCCGAGACCACCATGCACCATTCTAGCCCATCATGGGCCATGCATGCCACGGCTAGACTTGGTCCATGACCACtatcatgttatttattttatttaatttcaagggacctattgggggttttcAAATTGTTTTGCTTATAAATAGAACCTTATGCATTTGCCTTAAAATCTTTTGACAAAACTCTTAGTGAATGaactattgtttgagagataATTTTCGGTGCCATTGCACTTAggctttttgggtgaaattcgtgaaCCCCAAAGAGAGATTTACACCTTGCAATTTATTGAATATGTGTAAACCAATTATCTTGTTTCTTTACAACTTGatgaaattcgtgaatccaagttgtatTTATCAATACATGAGatttattcaattcttgtgtaattcgtgaatcaagtattggattgttattgtttatgcttttgttcattcaagttcatTAGTGTTTTGcactttgttcttgagtgttcaacTTTGTTCTTGAGTTCTTCACATTTTGGCTCTTCCAAATCCTTTTTGCCCTAGTAGTCGACCAATATAGGTGTT from Juglans regia cultivar Chandler chromosome 2, Walnut 2.0, whole genome shotgun sequence carries:
- the LOC109001089 gene encoding phytochrome-interacting ankyrin-repeat protein 2 produces the protein MPQEQAGSIRRSLSRRRSLRSEVDRDDRGWTLLHIGARKGDLKEVKRLLDEGMDVNVAAWGPKSKGVTPLHLAAEGGHVEVMDELLERGANIDARTIGACGWTPLHSAAKERRKEAVKFLIENGAFLAADINDSRFNPPLHYCSGLEWAYDEMKRFRQENSSAGETSYSSES